Proteins co-encoded in one Odontesthes bonariensis isolate fOdoBon6 chromosome 24, fOdoBon6.hap1, whole genome shotgun sequence genomic window:
- the LOC142374851 gene encoding interferon-induced protein 44-like, whose translation MSYNDVITFVFCFLVFDEPWRTIKWGDNEAALQYVRGYKPPTEGQLIRILLHGPDGAGKSSWINSVQSVLRGRIYRQALVDNTSGDSFTKEYTGYRVKKDDGSFYPFVFNDIMGLSKHGGVLEKDIELALKGHMKEGYKFNPESPLSEGDRHYNKNPTPNDCVHVLVCVIPADTLSIMSNEVAQKFRNIREEASRLKIPQLAILTKPDLAFPEQRNVKNVYRSRYMKEKMEKFSANVGIPMNCIFPVRNYSQETNMDDDIDSLILDAMKNILQCADDFLEFTQDQYYCSMC comes from the exons ATGTCATACAATGATGTCATTACATTTGTCTTTTGCTTTTTAGTTTTCGATGAACCGTGGAGGACGATTAAATGGGG AGACAATGAGGCTGCCCTACAGTATGTGAGAGGCTACAAACCTCCGACTGAGGGTCAGCTGATCAGGATTCTTCTACATGGACCTGATGGGGCTGGAAAGAGCAGTTGGATCAACTCTGTCCAAAGTGTCCTACGTGGCAGAATTTACAGGCAGGCTCTGGTGGATAACACCTCCGGCGACAGTTTCACTAAAGAG TACACAGGCTACAGAGTAAAAAAGGATGATGGGTCATTCTATCCTTTCGTCTTCAATGACATCATGGGCCTGAGCAAACATGGAGGTGTCCTGGAGAAAGATATCGAActggctttaaagggacacatGAAGGAAGGTTACAAG TTCAATCCTGAGTCTCCGTTGTCAGAGGGTGATCGTCATTACAATAAAAACCCAACTCCCAACGACTGTGTACACGTTCTGGTCTGTGTGATTCCTGCAGACACTTTAAGTATAATGAGTAACGAAGTTGCTCAAAAGTTCAGGAACATCAGAGAGGAAGCCAGTCGTCTGA AAATTCCTCAACTGGCCATTCTCACCAAACCTGATTTGGCTTTTCCAGAACAAAGAAATGTAAAGAATGTCTACAGGTCACGATATATGAAAGAAAAG ATGGAGAAGTTCAGTGCTAATGTGGGAATTCCCATGAACTGCATCTTCCCTGTGAGGAACTATTCTCAGGAAACCAACATGGACGATGACATCGACTCTCTGATCCTGGACGCCATGAAAAACATCCTCCAGTGTGCTGATGACTTCCTCGAGTTCACCCAGGATCAGTATTATTGTTCAATGTGCTGA